accgaacaaattcataaagtttggactcattaatttttttaaattaagattggactcaaatattaattggctttatataatcatcaatatcatcacaacttgtacatatcatcatttatctacctgttttgtacaattttctttaacaaagtacagaacatatgtaaaaagaaaaaaggggggatgtagtgctatgcatcactgtatatacacaaagggttaaggTAAATACATTACAATTAAGTAACCACTagtgggagcaccagagatgtacatACACATAGACAATCAGGAAGTCaagacactcttcacaggaacggcagctggtgagcaggacacagacaggcagctcagatgtaacatagtataagcgctgaagagagaacaaattcatacaaataaagcatctacttcaactgtaagactacgagctttattcagacacaaggatgGTGATTTGTACAAGAGAAGGAATTTCACTTCAATATCCGGGTGGAATGCAATCTCATTATTCTGATTATTTTAACCTCGAGGACATCTGGACCGGTTTCATCAGCTATTGTAAATAGTAAAGAATTAGAATATGAAGCACGGCCCCTCCCAGCCCAACATGGAACCAATTTAATATTCTCCTCCTCAATCTTTCCACTTCAGATTTTTCTCCTGATTattacataggagcaggagtccattcagccgcTTGGCCCTgctccactctgccattcaaataGATTATGGCTGTTCAATATCTTAATTCCATCTACAAATGCCTTGATTTCGGAAACTGAAGCACCATTATTTAACAAAAATAAAGCAATCTCGGTTTTGAAATGTTTAATTGATCTCCAACCTGAACAGCATtttggggaaggaattccagatttccactccaTTTGTGGGAGTGGGTAAATGTTCCTGACATCACTCCCGAATGACTTGACTTAAAGGTTCTGCCTCCTTGCTCAGATACAATGTCACCAACAGGCATTGAAGAAGTCAGTGATCCTGATCCTGAAAGAGAGCACTAGCTCCCTCTCCCCTGACCTAGCTGCTTCCTCTTCCCTgcatctgtcctctctctctctctttatgccCCGtggccctctctctctttctcacacccTGTCTCCAGCTCTCggagtctctctctccctatccctgacgtctctctctctctttgtgtagTAACTCCCACTAAAGTTGTCAACTCTAGTTGAAAGAATTTGAGGTTTCAGCATACTCTCGAGAAGCCCCTTTGAAAGTTGGTCCTGTAGCCAAGCTAGGGGTGTCGGAGCTTCATCACCTACCCCCGCCACCGATGCCAAAATAGTGTTctgcgattggccagagaatgcccgtttctgaccaaatcgggggcggcaccgctttcacgatgcggtcaggacattgcctgagacccaccccccttcctgaccggccgggttcccgatggcgtgggtctcacACGGTCTGTTGGGGGGGTCATCCAGGGTTTGTGAACCAGCCAAAGGGCAGGGtactattttgcaggctgggtccgcgcgtgactggtgccatgttgcacagaGCGGCCGCCGGCGTGCGGACCACGGACCCTACAATTCGCTGGGCCGATTTGACAGctggagccaggtgctctacgctaccttcctgctagcccccaccaaatggaggatcggtggccgttttaccccggtgtgggggacatagcctcaaaatcggagaatccagctccatgtctTTCCCTCCAACTCCCAACTCTTGCCCTAATCCTGCTGCCACGCTTCCCACCCAGACCCCAATCCCCCAACATCTTCCAGCCTCTGACCCTCATCTCAACAACCTGAACtggtgggacagcacggtggtgtagtggcttagctctgctgcctcacggtgccgaggtcccaggttcgatcccgactctgggtcactgtccgtgtggagttatgaaatgaaaattaatgacgttattgtgaaaagcccctagtcgccacattccagcacctgtttggggagggctggtacaggaaatgaaacgtgctgctggcctgccttggtctgctttaaaagccagcgatttagcccagtgtgctaaaccagccccagtacatTAGTTAGCcccagttagcacattctccccgtgtttgcgtgggtttcacccccacaacccaaagatgtgcagattaggtggattggccgcattaaattgcccctcatttggaaaaaatgaattggatacactaaatttataaaaaaaacaaaacaacctGAACTGGTGCAACCAGAATCTCTCAGGATAGAAAATATATTTACTGAATTCAAGTCCCATTGAAGGTTACGTTGCTGAGTGAATGGGGAACAATGCTACAGAGCCAGCGTGCTGCTGGTATCTGTGTTCAGCACTGACATTGGTCTGGTGGTTGAGGCTGTGCGCTGTTTCTTCTTGATGAATCCTAGGTGGCTCAGCAACTTCAACAAGTTATTCCTGAATTTCACTCCCACAAACACATAGAGGATGGGGTTAAGGCAGCAGCGGGTATAAGCCAGGCAGCTGGTCACCTGTAGTGCAATGTCCCTGACCTTGCTATCAGAACAATGCAAACCACTTCCCCTCATTGTGTCCATGATGTTGATGATGTTCAGTATGTTGTATGGTGCCTGGAAAATGATAAAAATCAGCACCACCGCCAAAATCACCTTGATTGCTTTGTGCTTTTCAAAATTCCGAGCCTCTAACAAGGTCTTAACTATAACAGAGTAACAGAAAATCATAACAAACAATGGCAGGAAGAATCCCAAAACCATCTGCAAGATGGGAGTGACCACTTTTATCCAAATGTTTATGCTATCTTGGTAACTGACTGAACAGATAGTACCATGGTGTATTTCCACCTGGGCGTAAATCAACTGCTGTAGGCTGAGAAATAGGGAGACGATCCAGACAATGAGGCTGACAAAGCGGCTGTACCGTACCCGCTTTGACCGGAGTCTGTGAGCAACAGTCGCCCGGACAATGACAAAGTACCGGTCAACACTGACACACATGAGGAAGAGAAAACTACTGTACACATTCATTTTGTATAAAATCTGCATAATTACACACATAGGCTTTCCAAAGCCCCAGCCAGACTGTGAACTGGCAGCCAGGAAGGGGAGAGTGATGAGGAAGAGAATATCTGCAATGGCCAAATTCAACAAGTACATGTCAGTCATTGCTTTCCATctcttgtgatgaatgtaggtccCAAGCACGAGGCCATTCCCCACTAGGCCCAGAATAAACAGCAGAGAGTAGATGCAAGGCTGCAGGATTCTGTTAAACTTCTGCACCTCATTCTTATTACAGGGCTCAGGGTAACCTGAATAATcatatccatcagagtcagtggATGTACAACCGTCTGGGCAAATGGTTGTTGCAGAATCTGCCGTTGTTCCAGACATCTGAAAAATCACACAAAAGGAAACAATTAACATGAGACAGCGAGAAATCAACCAGGAGTTTTAaacctcacattcacacactgacAACTAGAACAGTGGTTCCCAACCAGTGTGCTGCATCaggaaggtggcacggtggttagcactgttgcttcacagctccagggtcccggggtcgattcccggcttgtctgtgcagagtctgcacgttctccccgtgtctgcgtgggtttcctccgggtgctccggtttcctcccacaagtctcgaaagacgtgctgttaggtgaattggacattctgaattctccctctgtgtacctgaacaggcggcggaatgtggagactaggggcttttcacagtaacttcattgcagtgttaatgtcagccaacttgtgacaataaagattattattattaaattaggtGTGCtgcaaaaaaaattcaaaattatTCAAAATTCATGTAATTAAACTAAAATAAACCTTTGTTTTCAGCCCTGTGGTTGGCATCTCCAAGACTTGACCAACCTCGAACTGCCTGCATCCACGGACTGGG
The DNA window shown above is from Scyliorhinus canicula chromosome 19, sScyCan1.1, whole genome shotgun sequence and carries:
- the LOC119954399 gene encoding C-C chemokine receptor type 7-like; this encodes MSGTTADSATTICPDGCTSTDSDGYDYSGYPEPCNKNEVQKFNRILQPCIYSLLFILGLVGNGLVLGTYIHHKRWKAMTDMYLLNLAIADILFLITLPFLAASSQSGWGFGKPMCVIMQILYKMNVYSSFLFLMCVSVDRYFVIVRATVAHRLRSKRVRYSRFVSLIVWIVSLFLSLQQLIYAQVEIHHGTICSVSYQDSINIWIKVVTPILQMVLGFFLPLFVMIFCYSVIVKTLLEARNFEKHKAIKVILAVVLIFIIFQAPYNILNIINIMDTMRGSGLHCSDSKVRDIALQVTSCLAYTRCCLNPILYVFVGVKFRNNLLKLLSHLGFIKKKQRTASTTRPMSVLNTDTSSTLAL